The following are encoded together in the Anaerostipes caccae L1-92 genome:
- a CDS encoding diaminopimelate decarboxylase, translating into MAKKPFVTKEQLDEIVKKYPTPFHLYDEKGIRETARNLNKAFSWNKGFKEYFAVKATPNPTILKILKEEGCGTDCSSLTELMMSDRCGFDGSEIMFSSNDTPAEEFVLAKKLGATINLDDITHIDFLKEAAGIPEVISCRYNPGGVFSLGTDIMDNPGDAKYGMTRAQMTEAFLKLKELGVKEFGIHSFLASNTVTNEYYPTLAKQLFELAVELQKETGVHIGFINLSGGVGVPYLPDQEGNDIAVIGEGVHKAFDEVLVPAGMGDVKIFTELGRYMLAPNGHLVTKAIHEKHTHKEYIGVDACAVNLMRPAMYGAYHHITVVGKENEPCDHMYDITGSLCENNDKFAIDRKLPEIENGDLLVIHDTGAHGFAMGYNYNGKLKSAEILLKEDGSTEMIRRAETPEDYFATIEGFNF; encoded by the coding sequence ATGGCAAAAAAACCGTTTGTAACAAAAGAACAATTAGACGAAATCGTAAAGAAGTATCCGACTCCGTTTCATTTATATGATGAAAAAGGAATCCGGGAGACTGCAAGGAATTTAAATAAGGCATTTTCCTGGAACAAAGGATTTAAAGAATATTTTGCCGTGAAAGCGACACCGAACCCTACGATCTTAAAGATTTTAAAAGAAGAGGGATGCGGAACCGACTGTTCTTCACTGACAGAACTTATGATGTCTGACCGCTGCGGATTTGATGGAAGTGAGATCATGTTTTCTTCCAACGACACACCGGCTGAAGAATTTGTGCTTGCGAAAAAACTGGGAGCCACGATCAATCTGGATGACATCACACATATTGACTTTCTGAAAGAAGCAGCAGGCATTCCGGAAGTCATTTCCTGCCGGTACAATCCGGGCGGTGTGTTCTCTCTCGGAACAGATATCATGGATAACCCCGGAGACGCTAAGTACGGCATGACGAGGGCTCAGATGACAGAGGCGTTTTTAAAACTGAAAGAACTGGGTGTCAAAGAATTCGGAATTCATTCTTTCCTGGCCAGCAACACAGTGACTAATGAGTATTATCCGACCCTTGCAAAACAGCTGTTTGAACTGGCAGTGGAACTCCAGAAAGAGACCGGTGTGCACATCGGATTTATCAATCTCTCAGGCGGCGTTGGTGTCCCTTATCTTCCGGATCAGGAGGGCAATGACATCGCAGTGATCGGTGAAGGGGTACACAAGGCTTTTGATGAAGTACTTGTCCCTGCGGGTATGGGAGATGTGAAAATCTTTACGGAACTGGGCCGCTATATGCTGGCGCCGAACGGTCATCTGGTGACAAAGGCGATCCATGAAAAGCACACCCACAAAGAATATATCGGCGTGGATGCCTGTGCGGTCAACCTGATGCGTCCGGCGATGTACGGAGCTTACCACCATATTACTGTGGTGGGAAAAGAAAATGAGCCGTGTGACCACATGTATGACATCACCGGATCTCTCTGTGAAAATAACGATAAATTCGCCATCGACAGAAAGCTTCCCGAGATTGAGAACGGAGATCTGCTGGTGATCCATGATACCGGAGCACATGGTTTTGCCATGGGATATAACTACAACGGAAAATTAAAATCAGCGGAGATTTTATTGAAAGAGGACGGAAGCACGGAGATGATCAGAAGGGCTGAGACGCCGGAAGATTATTTTGCTACGATTGAAGGGTTTAACTTCTAA
- a CDS encoding AraC family transcriptional regulator has product MGNIPVYGMEHTFLDEKTGLLYRNSRFRQTASIHTHTFYEFFIVAEGSALHLVNDSIQTITQGDLVFIRPKDTHSYQFYYSDDFRIINIGFSEQLLQNIRLFLDHTAMLRTLTESELPPCVRLDKSGREEISVRFEEIGALMDTPKIQKTVFYAKCCLADVFTRYFFSYDTEEFPTASCPSWFQPMLNEMQKFDNLRIGFPKMIELSSCSSNHLCRVFKSVMSVTPTEYINSKRLEYSVYLLTQTSKEIIEISMLCGFSSLSHFYHLFKKKYQCPPSRFRKMNGNYIQDSSPKTTGTDL; this is encoded by the coding sequence ATGGGTAATATTCCTGTCTACGGAATGGAACATACATTTTTGGATGAAAAAACCGGGCTCCTGTATCGGAATTCCCGGTTTCGGCAGACGGCGTCCATCCATACCCACACCTTTTATGAATTTTTTATCGTCGCAGAAGGAAGTGCCCTGCACCTTGTCAATGATTCCATCCAGACGATCACACAGGGGGATCTTGTCTTTATACGGCCGAAAGATACCCACAGCTATCAGTTCTACTATTCGGATGACTTCCGTATTATAAATATCGGATTCAGTGAACAGCTGCTGCAGAATATACGGTTATTTCTGGATCACACGGCCATGCTCCGGACGCTGACGGAGTCGGAGCTGCCGCCGTGTGTCCGCTTAGATAAATCCGGCAGGGAGGAAATCAGTGTACGGTTTGAGGAGATCGGCGCCCTCATGGACACACCAAAGATTCAAAAAACCGTATTTTATGCCAAATGCTGTCTTGCAGACGTATTTACAAGGTATTTCTTTTCCTATGACACGGAGGAGTTTCCCACAGCCAGCTGTCCTTCCTGGTTTCAGCCCATGCTGAACGAGATGCAGAAATTTGATAACCTGAGGATCGGGTTTCCGAAAATGATCGAATTGTCCTCATGTTCTTCCAATCATCTGTGCAGGGTATTTAAGTCTGTGATGTCCGTGACTCCAACTGAGTATATCAACAGTAAGCGTCTGGAATATTCGGTTTATCTTCTCACACAGACCTCTAAAGAGATCATAGAGATCAGCATGCTGTGCGGCTTTTCTTCCCTGAGTCATTTTTATCATCTGTTTAAAAAGAAATACCAGTGTCCGCCGTCCAGGTTCCGGAAGATGAATGGAAATTACATTCAGGATTCCAGCCCTAAAACAACAGGAACGGATTTGTAG
- the deoC gene encoding deoxyribose-phosphate aldolase, with translation MKKISKKAEEMTVKELASYIDYSVLKPEFTEEQIIELTKDGVKLGCATICINPGYIELCTPYVEGTETGLCPVTDFPFGTSSTESKTAQVEIAAGYDTVTEIDVVANFGLIRSGEYEKVTADLKACADTAHKYGKELKVIFETDALTEEQIKKTCRCCMEAGADFVKTSTGFLTGYELRGAAPDVIQLMMDEVGEKCKIKGSGCIRTREHFLQLIDMGIDRMGVGYKSVPVVLGLES, from the coding sequence ATGAAAAAGATATCAAAAAAGGCTGAAGAAATGACGGTAAAAGAACTGGCTTCTTATATCGACTATTCCGTTCTGAAACCGGAGTTTACAGAAGAACAGATCATAGAACTGACAAAAGACGGAGTGAAATTAGGATGTGCCACCATCTGCATCAATCCGGGTTATATTGAGCTTTGTACCCCGTATGTGGAAGGCACTGAAACGGGCCTCTGTCCGGTCACGGATTTTCCTTTCGGAACCAGCTCTACCGAATCCAAAACCGCACAGGTCGAGATCGCAGCCGGATACGATACCGTGACGGAGATCGATGTTGTGGCAAACTTTGGCCTGATCCGCTCAGGAGAATATGAAAAGGTCACTGCGGACCTGAAAGCCTGTGCCGATACTGCACACAAATACGGCAAGGAATTAAAAGTGATCTTTGAGACTGATGCTCTCACAGAAGAACAGATTAAAAAAACCTGCCGCTGCTGTATGGAGGCAGGTGCAGATTTTGTGAAGACAAGTACAGGTTTCCTCACCGGATATGAACTGCGGGGAGCGGCGCCGGATGTCATACAGCTCATGATGGACGAAGTAGGTGAGAAGTGTAAGATCAAGGGAAGCGGATGCATCCGCACGAGAGAACATTTCTTACAGCTGATCGATATGGGAATCGACAGAATGGGTGTCGGCTACAAATCCGTTCCTGTTGTTTTAGGGCTGGAATCCTGA
- a CDS encoding BglG family transcription antiterminator: protein MLTERQLQLVKYLQECDGYTTAGKLAEVFHVSSRSIRNDLDAVQYYLKELPVEIERTPRLGVRLIVKKGFDITSLYSSNEIKVHSREERVIIITVLLMISEKVTIEQLAEKLQVSKNTVVQDLRPAEEFLKKHEVRLIKKSYYGMSLKGEEEQIRNTLFNLYIKTASEGSLNILHILKDHAEVDPEAGRNMIRRVEAAMGIRFADESIGELESMILASLCRIRCGFHVRGRTLDDADGVCREAILSGLPGFQVTKGDLSYFVMLFQSTKRMDGESLENWDEDGRVMQATEQLIRKFCSDLKISSEIDPEIQRQIMMHLKVAVFRLKNKIKIKNPLMEDIKYSHSFMYELTERLLKGQEEMLGVVFPDAEIAYTTMYFEVLFQENFSLNLSPEVVLVCGGGTATAVLLKQRISEYFPELRVRKICRVSDVEEETERNRPDFIISTVPLSLRNQQVIHVNPLLNSPDIDRVKNIISVLAYNRKNQYLVHRIHQTMQRGIGDLLKEEYCRFDAETDDWKEAIAMACEPLIKNGLVKPEYVEEMIHIVQNLGNYMVFIPEIAFVHGRKDNVRENCISLMKLKHPIDFGSKAKVDVKVIIVLGNITENENLADLVRILAWENNMERIKHISSYEELLSLRSEEGGGSL from the coding sequence TTGTTGACGGAAAGACAGTTGCAATTAGTAAAATACCTGCAGGAATGTGATGGTTATACGACGGCGGGAAAACTGGCAGAGGTGTTTCATGTCAGCAGCAGATCGATCCGCAACGATCTGGATGCAGTCCAATATTATTTGAAAGAACTGCCGGTGGAAATCGAACGCACACCAAGACTCGGTGTCCGTCTCATTGTCAAAAAGGGATTCGATATCACAAGCCTTTATTCCAGCAATGAGATCAAAGTCCATTCCAGGGAAGAGAGAGTTATCATTATTACTGTTCTGCTGATGATCTCAGAGAAAGTGACCATCGAGCAGCTGGCTGAGAAGCTTCAGGTCAGCAAGAATACGGTTGTACAGGATTTGAGGCCGGCGGAAGAATTTTTAAAGAAGCATGAGGTACGGCTCATAAAAAAGTCCTATTACGGCATGTCCCTGAAAGGCGAGGAAGAACAAATACGGAATACACTGTTTAATTTATATATAAAGACGGCCAGCGAAGGCTCCCTGAACATACTGCACATTTTGAAAGATCATGCAGAAGTGGACCCGGAAGCAGGAAGGAACATGATCCGGAGAGTGGAGGCGGCCATGGGCATCCGGTTTGCGGATGAATCCATCGGGGAACTGGAAAGCATGATTCTTGCATCACTGTGCCGAATCCGGTGCGGGTTTCATGTCAGGGGCCGCACTTTGGACGACGCGGACGGCGTTTGCAGAGAAGCGATTCTTTCAGGCCTCCCCGGTTTTCAGGTGACAAAAGGGGATCTGAGCTATTTTGTCATGCTGTTCCAGAGCACGAAGCGGATGGACGGGGAGAGTCTTGAAAATTGGGATGAGGACGGCAGGGTGATGCAGGCTACAGAGCAGCTGATCCGGAAGTTTTGCAGTGATTTAAAGATCAGCAGTGAGATTGACCCGGAGATTCAAAGACAGATCATGATGCATTTAAAAGTGGCGGTGTTCCGGCTGAAAAATAAAATAAAGATCAAGAATCCCCTGATGGAGGATATCAAGTACTCCCATTCCTTTATGTATGAGCTGACGGAACGGCTGCTTAAAGGGCAGGAAGAAATGCTGGGCGTGGTATTTCCCGACGCTGAGATTGCCTATACGACCATGTATTTTGAAGTGCTGTTTCAGGAAAACTTCAGCCTGAATCTGTCACCGGAGGTCGTGCTTGTCTGCGGGGGAGGCACGGCGACAGCAGTGCTTTTAAAACAGCGGATTTCAGAATACTTTCCGGAACTTCGGGTCAGAAAAATCTGCAGGGTCAGTGATGTGGAGGAGGAAACTGAAAGAAACCGGCCCGACTTTATCATCAGCACAGTTCCGCTGAGTCTTAGAAATCAGCAGGTCATTCACGTAAATCCGCTCTTGAATTCTCCGGATATCGACCGGGTGAAAAATATTATTTCCGTCCTCGCATACAACAGAAAGAACCAGTATCTGGTTCACAGAATCCACCAGACGATGCAGAGGGGCATCGGGGACCTTTTAAAAGAAGAATACTGCCGGTTTGATGCAGAAACAGATGACTGGAAGGAGGCCATTGCCATGGCCTGTGAGCCGCTGATCAAAAATGGACTTGTGAAGCCGGAGTATGTGGAAGAGATGATCCACATTGTGCAGAATCTGGGGAACTATATGGTGTTTATTCCGGAGATTGCTTTCGTTCACGGGAGGAAAGACAATGTTCGGGAAAACTGCATCAGCCTGATGAAGCTAAAACATCCCATTGATTTTGGGAGCAAGGCAAAGGTAGATGTGAAAGTCATCATTGTCCTCGGAAATATTACCGAGAACGAGAATCTGGCAGATTTGGTCCGGATTCTGGCGTGGGAGAACAACATGGAAAGAATTAAGCATATCAGTTCTTATGAGGAACTTCTTTCTCTTAGATCTGAAGAGGGAGGCGGCAGCCTATGA
- a CDS encoding PTS sugar transporter subunit IIA, whose protein sequence is MICAEILEEVSEYTQAIRKSCEILERYGMVTGEYYRGIIDNIGEYGGYFYLGEGVCMPHAKPETGVLSTGLCIIKLNTPVDFEGKKVRIFFTLAARDEAAHFVLMKQIAEICSKKQSLKKMLECRSSEEMLMMMEEEQ, encoded by the coding sequence ATGATCTGTGCCGAAATCTTGGAGGAAGTCAGTGAATATACACAGGCTATCAGAAAAAGCTGTGAGATACTCGAGCGGTATGGGATGGTGACCGGGGAATATTACCGGGGGATCATTGACAATATCGGAGAATACGGTGGATATTTCTATCTGGGAGAAGGGGTATGCATGCCCCATGCGAAACCGGAGACGGGTGTTTTGTCCACGGGACTGTGCATCATAAAACTAAACACACCGGTGGATTTTGAAGGAAAAAAAGTGCGCATATTTTTTACGCTGGCGGCCAGGGATGAGGCGGCTCATTTTGTGCTGATGAAGCAGATAGCGGAAATCTGTTCGAAAAAGCAGAGCCTGAAAAAGATGCTGGAATGCAGAAGCAGTGAGGAGATGCTTATGATGATGGAGGAAGAACAATGA
- a CDS encoding PTS sugar transporter subunit IIB: MKRIMTVCGTGLGSSFLVEMNIQKILRELGREQEFETCHSSVYEMSAMDADYFIVANDLKDSIPPVEHLIVLESLIDEEELREKLTTFLS, translated from the coding sequence ATGAAAAGAATCATGACAGTCTGCGGCACCGGCCTCGGATCAAGCTTCCTGGTGGAAATGAATATACAGAAGATCCTGAGAGAGCTCGGGAGAGAGCAGGAGTTTGAGACATGCCATTCCTCAGTATATGAAATGAGTGCCATGGACGCAGACTATTTTATCGTTGCAAACGATTTAAAGGACAGTATTCCGCCTGTGGAACATCTGATCGTACTGGAATCCCTGATTGACGAAGAGGAATTGAGAGAGAAACTGACAACGTTCTTGTCTTAA
- a CDS encoding PTS ascorbate transporter subunit IIC produces the protein MLKMLRDLVLEPSIVVGGIVFLGLVLQRKSLETTVKGTLKSVIGFMVIRIGGNIITESVEPFGRMFQYGFHVSGVILSVEGAAGIAVGRFGMEISVVMLLGMAVNLILARITRFRYVFVTGHQTLFMAGMIVVCMKGAGISGWIFYAIGALALGILMVFSPAILQKYTRQICKNDSVALGHFGGSAYFLAAWLGGIYGENSKSTEEMRLPKKLAFLRDSSVTVSITMIVMYVVVALACGSEFVEQNLSEGKDYLVYAIVQGLTFAVGFTVVITGVRWFINEIVPAVKGIADNWIPNAKPAVDSPVVFPYAPNALIVGFISSFLGGLLSLGIMIACNLTVILPGVVPHFFCGATAGVYGNSTGGRRGAILGGFLNGVLISFLPVIFLPYLGELANASVTFPDADMGFAGAFLGDWLNRIGSYGTLTILIGIVIIMILIPEMMDDMEENQDEWFSFDTDEILKESKMANKK, from the coding sequence ATGTTAAAAATGCTGAGAGACCTGGTACTGGAACCGTCCATCGTGGTCGGAGGCATCGTCTTTTTAGGCTTGGTGCTGCAGAGAAAGAGCCTGGAGACCACGGTAAAGGGGACTCTTAAATCGGTCATAGGGTTTATGGTCATCCGGATCGGGGGAAATATCATCACAGAGAGTGTGGAACCTTTCGGAAGGATGTTTCAGTACGGATTTCACGTATCCGGCGTGATCCTGAGTGTGGAAGGAGCCGCGGGAATTGCAGTGGGCAGGTTTGGGATGGAGATTTCCGTCGTCATGCTGCTTGGGATGGCGGTCAATCTGATTTTGGCCAGGATCACCAGATTCCGCTATGTGTTCGTGACCGGCCATCAGACGTTATTCATGGCAGGCATGATCGTCGTATGCATGAAAGGCGCGGGAATCAGCGGATGGATCTTTTATGCCATCGGGGCCCTGGCTCTTGGGATTCTGATGGTATTTTCTCCTGCCATTCTGCAGAAATATACGAGGCAGATCTGTAAAAATGACTCGGTGGCTTTGGGACATTTCGGCGGGAGTGCTTACTTTCTGGCTGCATGGCTGGGAGGAATCTACGGAGAAAACTCTAAGTCCACGGAGGAAATGCGTCTTCCGAAAAAACTTGCATTTTTGCGGGATTCTTCTGTTACCGTTTCCATTACGATGATTGTCATGTATGTGGTGGTTGCTCTTGCCTGCGGCAGTGAATTTGTAGAACAGAATCTGTCAGAAGGAAAAGATTATCTGGTCTATGCCATCGTCCAGGGGCTGACCTTTGCCGTGGGATTTACTGTGGTCATCACAGGAGTGCGCTGGTTTATCAATGAGATCGTGCCCGCAGTGAAGGGGATTGCGGATAACTGGATTCCCAATGCCAAACCGGCAGTGGACAGCCCCGTCGTCTTTCCGTATGCGCCCAATGCCCTGATCGTGGGGTTTATCTCGTCATTTTTGGGAGGGCTTCTTTCTCTCGGTATCATGATCGCATGTAATCTCACCGTGATTCTTCCGGGAGTTGTTCCGCATTTTTTCTGCGGAGCCACGGCAGGAGTCTATGGAAATTCTACGGGAGGAAGAAGGGGAGCTATTCTGGGCGGCTTCCTGAACGGAGTGCTGATTTCGTTTCTTCCGGTGATTTTTCTGCCGTACTTGGGGGAACTGGCAAACGCCTCTGTCACATTTCCGGATGCGGATATGGGATTTGCGGGAGCATTTCTGGGAGACTGGCTGAACCGGATCGGAAGCTACGGGACTCTGACCATTCTGATCGGCATTGTGATCATCATGATCCTGATCCCGGAAATGATGGATGACATGGAAGAAAACCAGGACGAATGGTTTTCATTTGACACCGATGAGATCTTAAAAGAATCAAAAATGGCGAATAAGAAATAA
- a CDS encoding PTS system mannose/fructose/sorbose family transporter subunit IID, with protein sequence MLISAILVALIAIGSQWWFSHAITRTWLYPIWAGFLVAVAMGEPVLGMKAAAYIQLTYLGWITAGGTMPGNLMVAGVFGTALTIISGASPNLAPTFAVPFSLLGILINQAYMTINSFWVHKADQYLEKGNIRGLRLMNYLPSGITATVLYGIPAFALVYFGGDFATNALKAIPEPMIAALNVVGALMPALGIAMLLSFLGKKKIVAFFFIGYFLTIYAKVDTMAVTVFAAAVAVLIYLFTGKSEQAAEAEQIETASPEEADVQTGGKKLLKKDLVKHFLLGYSSETCYNYERLQALGTTNAMVPIVRRLYETKEQQAKALKKYMVFFNTEPSWIGTVIHGVAASMEEQSANGADIDAEDINAVRTGLMGPMAGIGDTVSQGIAYPILAGIACSLALAGNVAGPILFEVAYKVLMIGMGYAMYMMGYKQGKSAIVKILSAGTLNRITEAFSIVGLMVVGNMAATRVNIKTPIAFKVGEVGINLQNILNSLLPGMLPLIATLLVWKLLSKKVKPTYIIVIIFVVGVITSLIGLLAVAS encoded by the coding sequence ATGTTAATTTCAGCAATCTTAGTCGCGCTGATCGCCATTGGAAGCCAGTGGTGGTTCAGCCACGCAATCACCCGTACATGGCTGTATCCGATCTGGGCAGGTTTCCTTGTGGCGGTAGCTATGGGAGAACCGGTCCTTGGCATGAAGGCCGCAGCCTATATCCAGCTTACATACCTTGGATGGATCACAGCCGGAGGAACCATGCCGGGCAACCTGATGGTAGCCGGAGTGTTCGGAACGGCGCTGACCATCATTTCCGGGGCATCTCCGAACCTGGCGCCGACCTTTGCGGTGCCGTTCAGTCTGCTGGGAATCCTGATCAACCAGGCCTATATGACTATCAACAGTTTTTGGGTACATAAGGCAGACCAGTACTTGGAGAAAGGCAACATCCGCGGATTAAGGCTTATGAACTACCTGCCGTCCGGAATCACTGCCACAGTCCTCTACGGAATTCCGGCATTTGCCCTCGTATATTTCGGAGGAGATTTTGCAACCAACGCCTTAAAGGCAATACCGGAGCCGATGATCGCAGCGTTAAATGTGGTTGGGGCACTGATGCCGGCACTTGGAATCGCAATGTTGTTAAGCTTTCTCGGCAAAAAGAAAATCGTGGCATTTTTCTTTATCGGTTACTTCCTGACCATCTACGCGAAAGTTGATACCATGGCGGTGACTGTATTTGCAGCGGCTGTAGCAGTCCTGATCTATCTCTTTACAGGAAAATCAGAACAGGCCGCTGAGGCGGAACAAATCGAAACAGCTTCTCCTGAGGAGGCCGATGTGCAGACCGGCGGCAAAAAACTTTTGAAAAAAGATCTGGTCAAACATTTTCTTCTCGGATACTCCAGCGAGACCTGTTATAACTATGAGCGTCTCCAGGCACTGGGTACAACCAATGCCATGGTACCGATCGTGAGAAGGCTCTATGAGACAAAAGAACAGCAGGCAAAAGCATTAAAGAAGTATATGGTATTTTTCAACACGGAGCCTTCATGGATTGGAACTGTGATTCATGGAGTCGCCGCATCTATGGAAGAACAGTCTGCCAACGGAGCGGACATTGACGCGGAAGACATCAATGCGGTTCGTACAGGATTAATGGGACCGATGGCGGGAATCGGGGACACAGTTTCCCAGGGTATCGCTTATCCGATCTTAGCCGGAATCGCCTGCAGCCTGGCATTGGCCGGAAATGTAGCCGGACCGATCCTGTTTGAGGTTGCGTACAAAGTTCTGATGATCGGTATGGGATATGCCATGTATATGATGGGATATAAACAGGGAAAAAGTGCCATCGTAAAAATCTTAAGTGCAGGAACTTTAAACAGAATCACCGAAGCATTCAGTATCGTGGGACTGATGGTTGTCGGAAATATGGCGGCTACAAGGGTTAATATCAAGACTCCGATCGCATTTAAAGTCGGGGAAGTAGGAATCAATCTTCAAAATATCTTAAATTCTCTGCTTCCTGGAATGCTGCCTTTGATCGCGACGCTGCTCGTGTGGAAGCTTCTGAGCAAGAAGGTGAAGCCGACCTATATCATCGTTATTATCTTTGTGGTAGGTGTTATCACATCCCTGATCGGCCTGCTGGCTGTGGCATCATAA
- a CDS encoding PTS sugar transporter subunit IIA yields the protein MVGVLLISHGLLCQGLADSVSMVAGNIEQSECISLKPGQDPGEFKEKVRQAVEELDTGMGVLVLTDLLGGTPFNSIAMLCQEYPAAVITGANMAMGIAAALQREEDTTLSELAEICEQAGHDGIKRLDIQEKGTA from the coding sequence ATGGTTGGAGTTTTATTAATCAGTCACGGACTGCTCTGCCAGGGACTTGCTGACAGCGTCTCCATGGTAGCAGGAAACATAGAGCAGTCAGAATGTATATCTCTGAAACCGGGCCAGGACCCCGGGGAGTTTAAGGAAAAGGTAAGACAGGCAGTGGAAGAGCTGGACACCGGCATGGGAGTCCTTGTGCTGACGGATCTTTTAGGAGGGACACCGTTTAACAGCATTGCCATGCTGTGCCAGGAATATCCGGCAGCGGTCATCACCGGAGCCAATATGGCTATGGGGATCGCCGCGGCGCTTCAGAGGGAGGAGGACACGACACTCTCAGAACTTGCGGAGATCTGTGAACAGGCGGGACATGACGGTATAAAGAGGCTCGACATTCAGGAGAAAGGAACGGCGTGA
- a CDS encoding galactitol-1-phosphate 5-dehydrogenase translates to MKAVRLNKIGDFRMEEVPLPEVKGEELLVKVEACGICGSDLPRVFELGAHVHPITIGHEFAGTIVKAAREEDQELVGKTAAVFPLIPCGECEFCKTGHYAQCSNYNYLGSRCDGGFAEYCVIPSRWNLVFSENPEVTKEELSLVEPATVAQHAVRRSGIKAGQTIAIFGAGPIGIMAARWAEIFGAGKVVLFDISEEKIAFAKERGLTILNSMEEDPKDGLLRVMGTDHVDAVIEGTGTSAALNQAVEIVRTFGRIAMLGNPHRDTSLKLANHSSILRKEVDIAGVWNSYYAQMPLNEWQYTADMIDAGRLKVNDLITHTSDLEHLSELFEQIYQKEITICKAIYSSKA, encoded by the coding sequence ATGAAAGCAGTGAGACTAAACAAAATCGGAGATTTCCGGATGGAAGAAGTGCCCCTTCCGGAGGTAAAGGGAGAAGAACTTCTCGTGAAGGTGGAGGCCTGCGGGATCTGCGGATCCGATCTTCCCAGAGTATTTGAGCTGGGAGCACATGTTCACCCTATTACCATAGGACATGAGTTCGCGGGGACGATCGTAAAAGCAGCAAGGGAAGAGGACCAGGAACTGGTGGGGAAGACGGCAGCCGTCTTCCCGCTCATCCCATGCGGAGAGTGTGAATTTTGTAAAACCGGGCACTACGCCCAGTGTTCGAATTATAACTACCTGGGGTCCAGGTGTGACGGCGGTTTTGCGGAGTACTGTGTCATCCCTTCCCGTTGGAATCTGGTATTTTCAGAAAATCCGGAAGTGACAAAGGAAGAACTGAGTCTGGTGGAACCGGCCACAGTGGCACAGCATGCGGTGAGAAGATCAGGGATCAAAGCCGGGCAGACCATTGCCATTTTTGGCGCAGGACCCATAGGAATCATGGCGGCCCGCTGGGCAGAAATTTTCGGCGCCGGGAAAGTGGTCTTGTTTGACATCAGCGAAGAAAAAATTGCATTTGCAAAAGAGCGGGGACTGACGATTTTAAATTCCATGGAAGAAGATCCAAAAGACGGCCTCCTGAGAGTGATGGGAACGGATCATGTGGATGCAGTCATCGAGGGAACCGGAACTTCCGCAGCACTTAATCAGGCGGTGGAAATCGTAAGAACCTTCGGACGGATCGCCATGCTCGGAAATCCCCACAGGGACACTTCCTTAAAACTTGCAAATCACAGCAGCATTCTGAGAAAAGAAGTCGATATCGCGGGAGTATGGAATTCTTATTACGCACAGATGCCTCTCAATGAATGGCAGTATACGGCGGATATGATCGATGCGGGCAGGCTTAAAGTGAATGATCTGATCACCCATACGTCCGATCTGGAACATTTGAGTGAGCTGTTTGAGCAGATTTATCAGAAAGAAATCACGATCTGCAAGGCAATTTACAGCTCTAAGGCTTGA
- the alsE gene encoding D-allulose 6-phosphate 3-epimerase gives MKEKFAVSLMCMDFLKVGEQLNILNDWVGMYHVDIMDGHYCKNITLSPDLVKSFKKVSKLPLDVHLMTTNPEDWIDPVAEAGADIISLHAETINGQAFRLYNRIEELGLKAGLVLNPATPLSEAAHYLNRIDLLTIMTVDVGFAGQPFIEEMLDKIREAKRIREEKGYHYQIQIDGSCKASTFKKLTEAGADILILGSSGLFGLDKDLKTACAKMTESYKAALG, from the coding sequence ATGAAAGAGAAGTTTGCTGTCTCCCTGATGTGTATGGATTTTCTGAAAGTCGGGGAACAGCTTAACATATTAAATGACTGGGTGGGAATGTACCATGTGGACATCATGGACGGTCATTACTGTAAAAACATCACCCTGTCACCGGACCTGGTGAAAAGTTTTAAAAAGGTCTCCAAACTTCCGCTGGATGTACATCTGATGACGACAAATCCGGAAGACTGGATTGACCCGGTGGCAGAGGCAGGTGCGGATATCATATCACTGCATGCTGAGACCATCAACGGTCAGGCATTCCGCCTGTACAACAGGATTGAGGAACTGGGATTAAAAGCAGGGCTTGTTTTAAACCCGGCAACTCCCCTGTCTGAGGCCGCCCATTACCTGAACCGGATCGACCTGCTGACTATCATGACCGTGGATGTGGGTTTTGCCGGGCAGCCGTTTATCGAAGAAATGCTCGATAAGATCCGGGAGGCAAAGCGGATAAGGGAAGAAAAGGGATACCACTACCAGATACAGATCGACGGGTCCTGTAAAGCTTCAACATTTAAAAAACTCACCGAGGCAGGTGCGGACATTTTAATCCTCGGAAGCTCCGGGCTGTTCGGGCTGGACAAAGACCTGAAAACAGCCTGTGCGAAAATGACGGAAAGTTATAAAGCAGCGCTGGGGTGA